Part of the Falco biarmicus isolate bFalBia1 chromosome 4, bFalBia1.pri, whole genome shotgun sequence genome, CTGATAAATCGTAGCAGACAAATAAACCTTTGGAGCTATTGCAACCCATCTTGTAAGTatgttttttccaaagcatGTGCCGCACCCAGCCGGGGTTTCTTATCTGAGCCCCTCGGGGCTTGCAGACATAGGGTGAGAAGCGCAGGCTCCCCAGGGTGCTGGAGAAGTTTACAGTAAGTTTTCTGCAAGCCCCAGGTGGGTGGCATGTGCCCAGGGAGGGAGCGAGCGGTGCCCAGCCATCCTGCAGAAGCAACAGCCCAGTCAGGCTCCGCTGTCGCTGCCCAGCTCTCCAAATCCCAGATAAGTGACCAAAGGTCAGATAAAATTTTCCAGGAAAGTTGCATGTGGGAAACCTGGTCAGGTGCGAGTCCTTGCTGTGGACACAACAGGAGCAGAGACGGAtgctcctcctgctctcctccaAGTAATGGCTGCCAGCTATAATCCAGTTTGTTTAGTGGAAATCTGCAATTTCCCCCTACCTCATCTCCCCAAAACAGCACTGGTAGGGCAAGTCCAAGCGTGGAGAGGGCAcacaggcaggaggggctcagAGTCCAGGAGGCTGGGAGATAAGATGCAAGGACACCACCTTCATTTGCTTCCCCAGCTTAACTCAAGCCTGCAAGAGCAGGGCAGGTCCcatgggagcagcagctctggggtcAGGGAAAGAGGTCCAGGGGAACAGGACACTGAGCAATGATGCAGGAACCATCCAGGGACGCAGAGAGGCCCCACGTGTGGCAGGGATGTGGAGaacagccacagcagagcaTCCTGCAAAGGACTGCCAGGGCCGGCTTTCAGCAAGACAAGGGACAGGCTGGATCTTGAAGCTGGTATGGAAGGAGGAAAGACTTAGCCGCACCCCAGCAAGGAAACCGGGTAAAAGCAGGGAATAGCTAGATGTATGTGAAGTACTCATAATACCAAGACTCACAGCTCCAATGAGGCCTGAAATCATGGAAAAACATGTCGCAGGCTTGGATTTTAAGAAAAGTGTTTACTGCCTGgaacctttaaaaatattcctgagTCACAGTAACGGCCCTCAGCAGACCAGACACCTTGTTTCCAGCATGGTGGGATGCCTCAGACAGGTGGTAGATCTCCTAAGGACACCATCTCACATGAAGCACATACTGTGCCCTCATCAGCCCATCAGGAACCAGCAACCTGAGATTTCACAGCAAGGTGGCCTGGCTTGGGTCTGCGTCAGAGCATTCAGCACAAACTCGAGCCACAGAATGAAGTACCATGTAATCTATCACGCAAGGAAGGCAGTagaaggcagcagcacatgGAGCCACAACCCAAATGATTGGTACTGTTTGGGTTTATGAGGAAAGAACAGTTGATGGCGTTTACTCCTGTTGCTGTACGGCAGCACACAAGACGCTGTGGATAGAAGCTAGagctccccaggcacctgcaCAGTGGCTGGCAGGGGAGGAAGGTGCTGGAACAGCTGTACCATCTGTGCAGAGCGCTGCCATGCTGAGAAGGCAAGAAGCAGGCTGCTGcggtgcaggcaggagcaccCATGCAGGGTCTCTTCAGATCCAGGGGGATGGAGCAGTACTTCATGGATTGCCGTGAGCGCACTGATGCTGCACTCCCCGCTCCCTCCATCACCCCCCACTGAGACAGTTTTATAGTTAAACAACGCCCCTTCCCTGCCGGCATGGGCTGCCGGTGGTGCTGCCAGGCCAGGGCCTCAGCCAGCAAGAGTCCAGCTCCACACCCTCCTCCTCAGGAGCTCTGCTGCGATGTACCATCCAAGATCTGTTGGGCAATGTGAGccagggcagggaaggcagagctcTTGGGAAACTCTTGGATGAAGTCTCTGCCTTCTTCCAAGCTCTGGCTGAGTTGGGGGTCCAGGGGGACACAGCCTGTGGGAAAGAAGGAACAGGGAGAGTGATTGCTTGCTCATCGTAAGGCAAAGACCTGGAATCAGGATTAAAGAAATACCCTGCCAGAGTCAGCTCCAGGAGAAGCTTTAGAAAAGAGCAACCACTACCCTCACAGCACCCTTGGCAAGCTGCTTCCCACCTGCAACTGCTTTGTCTGGGTTTAAGACCCCACCACACCACACTGCTTCATGAGACATTCTCCCCCTGaccccagctctgtgcagaggGCAGGGTTCAGCCTCCACCCCCCCATCTCTCAGGAAGCCTCCAGCACATTTCAGGATGGCTCCTGAGCAGCTTCAGATTGCTTGCTCTGTCACCACGATGTTAGCAGCCACAGCAGGCTGCTGATCATCACCACCTCTACACCAGTGGGGCCAGAGGCCCACTCTCAGCAGTTTGGATggcagagaagcaaagcaagaaCGACACCTTACGTCTGACCAGGTGCCAGCGGCTCACAGGGACTGGAGTCCAGCCTGCTTGCCCCTGTGACACTGCACTTCTCTGCTCAAGCACTCCCACAGACATCGCTTCTAACCAGAGAGCTCTGCTCAAGAGGCCACTCACCTAGGAATGGGACTCCACCATGCTTGGCCAGCTCCTCACCTCCCCCTTTGGAAAAGATATTTGTGCACTCctgaaggaggaagagcaaaagcagcaagtcATAAACCCCAGAGCCCTGTGTGACAGGGCAGGTGCTGCCTGCACGTGAGTACAGCCAGCTCCCCTCCACCATCCAGACTCAGGGCACTGCCTttgcccctgccctccccagctctcTTTAGGAAAGCAGAGCCAGTGGCTTCTTCCAAGGAGGacatccagcagcttctcatCTCCCCAACTCACAGCTTCATCCTCATACAATCTGCTGATTTTCCACCCAAGGCACTGCATCCTACACGCCCCATCACGAACAAGAACCTGCAATGGCACAGAGGTCACAATAAACCCACCGAGCAGTGTGGGCAGACGAAGCCACTCATGTTCTCCACAATGCCAAGAACTCGTAAGTTCATCTTCTTACAGAACGTCAGCTCTCGCCTCACATCTCCCACAGATACAgcctgcagggcagagcagcaggttaGGGCTGTCCATCTGTCCAGACCAATTGTGGGTCTGGAGCAGGTATGCATTAAAGGAGAGGCAGGTGTGTAGAACAAGCAGCCACGGACAGGTCTGTGCAAACTGCCACCTGGGGTGCACGTTCCTCCCCAAGCCATGCTCAGAGGCAGAAGCATGCCCAGGAactccagccccaggcagctgccttaCCTGGGGCGTTGTGACCAGGATTGCTCCAAGCAGTTGGTAGGGCCGCAAGGCCTCCACTGTGGAGATGTGCTCATCGGATGTGCCCGGTGGTGTGTCTACAATAAGGAAGTCCAGGTCCCCCCAGGCCACATCAGCAACAAATTGTTTGATCAatgctacagaaataaaaaggggcagaaaaaaacagaaaacacacagtaGATTTCAGCAGATGTCCTGGGAGCCATGGGCCAGGCGGGGTAGGGCTTGTGAGGCACCTTGGGTGACAAGGGCCCAGGGAGAGATGGCAGGGCTATCTGTCAGCACAACACATGCTGCACTCTCCCCATTACAGCTGATGGGAAACCCACTCCTGCAGAACAGGAGCCTTGTTCCGCCAAGGCATGACCTGCCTAGAAAAGCCCAGCCCCCACCTAAAGCCAGAACCACCTCCACGGTATTCACAGAAGATTCCTAGCACTGGAAGGTGGCCACCAACAGCAAAAACCAACTGTACCATTTTTCTTGGGTCCTCTCCACACCACAGCATCATCTGGATTCTCCAGCAGGAAGCCAATGGACATAAGTGAGATGCTCTTGTCTTGGTCCACAAAGACTGGGACCCAGCCACTGTCGCACTGGTGCACGCTGTTGTCCTGCACCCTGAACATGCGGGGTATGCTGGGGCCGCACAGGTCCACGTCCAGGATCCCCACCTGCAGGTGACCAGGCAGAGCCCTTCAGATGGGGCCGAGCACAGTGGCAGCACCGAGCCGTGCTCCTTCCCTGGGTGGCGGGAAGCAGCGTACAAATTCTGGCTGCTTGCAGCACTTTGCAGAACAAACTCTATAGCTCAGCAGCCAGATTTGAAGTGCAGTTTCAAACAACTGCTTTAAAGTGTGATTGCCCTCGTGGTCTCCTTCCATCTGAGAAGCATCTCCTGGGTACTTCTAGGCACTTTGTGGAGATCTTTATACCAGACACCTGGTGGTATCCAAGTGGCATTGGCTGCAcagagcctttaaaaaaatcctcgGGGAATTCAGCCTGCCTCCTGTCATGCAGTCCCCTTTTGTCCCATCATAAGGCTATCCTTCAACTCACCCACTTCACAAAGAGATCATGTGTTACACCACAAACCAGTCAATTTCTCAGTGCCTCAGTTTTAAAACCAACAACAGATCTTGGGTGATTTTAGTCTCttaaatgaaagggaaatgaaCTGCAGTTATCTGCGCTGAAtcaagcaaacacagaaaaaggaatcaCTTGAACTGCTATCACAAACAGCGTTTTCACACACAGAATCCATACGCTGCCTGCACAGGACACACAGATACATCAAGTACGAGCAGAACCCAGCCCAGCAGGAGGCCGGGAAGACGACAGCAGAGCTCAGGATGCCACAGACCCTTGCTCACCTTCTTCCCAGAGTGGCGCAGCGACAGAGCCAGCTCGGTGGAGATGGTGCTCTTCCCCACGCCGCCCTTCCCGGAGAGCACCAGCAGGATGTGCCGCACCCCGGCCAGGTTGCTTCTCTCTGGAAGGAACAACAACAAGGCATCAGAGGCTGTTCTGATGCAAGACAGCAGCCCCTAACCGGTCAGTGCAGGGACATGGGTCTCCGCTGAGGGTGATGGTGGCTGTCACTCTCCAACAAGCCTGCTTTAAGCatgagggagaaggagagaagaggTGGATGTGCCACAGCCCTTTTGCCATCAGAGAAGAGACAATACGAGCATGGCAGTAAAGGCTGCCGGGAGTAAAGGCTTTGCCCTGATGACCCAAGTGGCAATGGGGCAGCAAAGCAATAAACACCCAGAGGGGCTCGTCACACCGCGCCCacgccagccccagccctcccggGAACGGCCCGGGAGGCTGTCGGTGAGGTCAGGCCCTTGGCGTTTCCTCCTCCTCGCCGCACCGGCCGCCTCCCCGCGTCCCGCTCCAGCCTTCCCACCGCTGCCCCCGCGCTGCACAGCCTCCGCTCCGGGCTCAGCTGCCGCCTCCCGCCGAGCCGAGAGCGGGGAGCAGTCGGGCCAACCCCCCAGCCCGGGGGCGCACAGGCGGCGGAGGGTCGGACCGAGGAAACGGCACCACCCGCCCGGGGCCGCGTTCCCGGGCGCCCCGTCACCGCCGGCCGCTGACTCACGGCGCCAGGCCCGGCCcacccccgcgccgccccggcaCACACCGG contains:
- the NUBP2 gene encoding cytosolic Fe-S cluster assembly factor NUBP2 isoform X1, which translates into the protein MEEVARERSNLAGVRHILLVLSGKGGVGKSTISTELALSLRHSGKKVGILDVDLCGPSIPRMFRVQDNSVHQCDSGWVPVFVDQDKSISLMSIGFLLENPDDAVVWRGPKKNALIKQFVADVAWGDLDFLIVDTPPGTSDEHISTVEALRPYQLLGAILVTTPQAVSVGDVRRELTFCKKMNLRVLGIVENMSGFVCPHCSECTNIFSKGGGEELAKHGGVPFLGCVPLDPQLSQSLEEGRDFIQEFPKSSAFPALAHIAQQILDGTSQQSS
- the NUBP2 gene encoding cytosolic Fe-S cluster assembly factor NUBP2 isoform X2: MFRVQDNSVHQCDSGWVPVFVDQDKSISLMSIGFLLENPDDAVVWRGPKKNALIKQFVADVAWGDLDFLIVDTPPGTSDEHISTVEALRPYQLLGAILVTTPQAVSVGDVRRELTFCKKMNLRVLGIVENMSGFVCPHCSECTNIFSKGGGEELAKHGGVPFLGCVPLDPQLSQSLEEGRDFIQEFPKSSAFPALAHIAQQILDGTSQQSS